A stretch of DNA from Spirosoma endbachense:
TAGCCTTCGTAATTAGATCTGGCCCATTGGGTACGGCACCCGCTGTGCGAAATAAGGTCAGCACAGGACCATATCTATTTTCGGACCGAATCGTAAATCCCGTCCCTGTTTGTAGCGAAGCCGCCTGTCCACGGTCTACCTGAACGATCAACGTATCGGTACCACGACGAAGCGTTACCCGATCGTTAGCGACATCAATGGCGGTTATGTCAACAGCGTTTACAAATGCCGCCGGAAGTGGGTTAGGCGTAACAATGGAAGCGATTAATCTATCCTGACCGGTAGCGCGGGAATGAATAAAATATACGGTGGTATTCCGCCGTCGTTTCCGTAGAAAAACAGGTTTACTGGCGGCAAACTGAGCCGCCTGACCATTCTGCAGCGTTAGCTCGATTTGATTACCCGTTACGGTGATATTGGTAACGACTCCACACTTCTGAATGCGATGATAGCGCCATTTGATTCGATAGGGCTGAATTTGAGTGCCTCCACTCGAAACCGGCACTTCCAGGTCAGCCCTGGCCTGAACATTGCTGGACCAATCAACCGCAGAAGCGGCTTTTGTATACTTGGCAAACGACCAGCCTGAAACCGTTGGATCATCGACCGGTTTATTTTTATAGCTTTCCAGGGGAGGATTCTCCCCGTATTCATCCTCTAACCCAAACGAATGACACAGTTCATGGGTAGTGGTTGCTTTTGACTTTATCGGGAGTTTGTCGGGCAAATCAGTTGGCGCAATCGGAACACGCAATGTGGCTAAATCACCGATTAAAACTTCTTTGGCATTTGAATAAGATGCCTTCTCAACGACGGAGAACATGTATCCTGAACTATTTACAGCCCGCCCCCGACGAATAGCCGATAACACGACAATGTTATCCCAATCCTTTCCCTGTGGCTGAGTCGGACTCGCCTGCTGAACGAAGGTGGGACCGATCAGGTTGTTTTCATCATCCCTTAATGTACTGAAAAAAGTATCCAGATCTCCGCGCTGGATTCGCTTAGGGTCCAGACCAATATCACTAAAATCGTTCTCCCTTCTGGCGGCTGTTGTATCCTGAATGGTAACGCCCAAAGCGGTATCTTTTACCGGAGGCAACCGCCTTTCGCCAAGTCGCTGCCAACTCTTTATCAGCGATTTTTTCGTCTTTAGTTTCTCAATTTCTTCTTCTGTCAGGTGGGTCGTGGCTTCCCATTTGGTAACTAAGTTATCAATTACGGTCTGGTCATTGGTGTCGCGTTCCGCTCTCACGGGCAACCCGACCCAATACAAGAGGTGCTCAATGCCCCAGTCGTCGACTGGTTTATTCTGATCTCTTTCAATAAATGGAATCGGACGCCCCGTTAACCTGGGCAGAATTGGTTCGTTCGGTTTCCGGCGTACTGCCAAATCGCCCAGATAGGTCGCTCCGCTTTCGCGCGAAGGAATAAAAATCATCCAGAAATTGATCGAGCCTCGAAGCAGATTGAACGGTGCGGTAATTTTATTGCTCATCAAATCTTTGACATAATCTGCAACCAGAATTTTAAAGTTGAATTCCTGTTCGAGCGTAAACCCTTCGGACAAAAAGAGAATATTAGGCACTTCATTCAATCGGGGAAAGCCTGGGCACCCACCCGTTGCCACTAATTCGGCCTGTATGGGTGAATTGGCTACCAAATTCTCCGATACCATGATCAGACTGGCCGCCGTTTGCGTGACCCCATCGTAAGCAACCGATACATTCAGATCGTGAATACCGGTTATAGTCTGGGCCCGGATCGAGCCGTTGGCCGGATCTACTAAAGTAGGGGTAGGCGAATTCCAGCTTATATCGAGCGGGGGATCAATATTAAACAGAGCATTACGATAACGCTGATTACCGATTTCAGCAATAACATCGTCGTCAAAACGCCCATGCAGTCGAGCCTGATGCGTAACACCAGGCGTAATGGTTAAACCCGCAGGCGTAATCCATACCTCTTCGATTCTAGTGTGAATATGAATTCGTAATGCCGTCCAGTTGCTGGAATTATCAGCCGCATTCTCGACTTCGGCGTATAAGTAAAAGTTACGAACTTGGTTTTGTGCAGCAGCGGGCTCATTCTCGTCCAACGTGATTAGCCAGTCAGGTTTCCGATCAAACGCATGATCATGCTCGACTGGATTCTCAACGGTTATGCCAAAATCATTGGCCTTATCCTCGTCGAAGCTGGTCCAGAATGTATAGCTAATATCATGGTGATTATCGACATAATCGTGAGCAAAATCTCCCCCAATTCTTAGTAAGGTTGCAAAGGCATTTGTTGCATTGACGATTTGGAACGATTGCCCCCGAAGCAGATGAATGTCGTAGGGTGGTTCAAAATTGATAGCTGGAGCCGGCATGATCAGAACCGTTTAATAGATAACGGAAGGTAGTCAGTCCGGCAATTGAATGGTCAATATTTTGAGCGAACGTACTGCCTGAATAGCATTTTTCAGCTGGCTTCTGATAGGATCAGGACTCTTTCCGCATACTCGCCAAAGACCCGGCTATATGATTGTCCATCCGGTTTCGTTACCTTTATGAGTCCGAACGTAATCGATCGGGTTGATTCATGTCAGACTGAGTCCAAATGAATCGCCCCATTGTAAAGCGATTCCCGGTCGAATCCGTTATACTATTACACTCCTGCTGCCCGCTTGTCTAAACGTAGTAAGGTTTGTCTCTAATGACAGTATACCCAAGTAAAGTGTGGAATAAGGCGCAGCTTAAACAGCACCTGAACGTAATTGACCATCATCTCCATGAGGCTGCATTCAATCGCAATGCGCCCTACACTAATCTAACCCAGTCGCTTTTTATTGAGCTGCTTAGTCTGGAAGGTGATCTGCTCCAGCAGTCTGAACAGGCGGGCAAACGCATTGACTTTCTGGATGAAGTGGGGAGCAATGGTAAAATTCAGGACATTACGAGCCTGATTTATTCCATGCGCCAGTCGGTTTATAACTTTAATGCCAACCGGCATACCCACGAGAACATTACCGTTATTGTTCCAGACATGAATCACTTCTACGGAGCAGGCAATGGTTATTTTCCAAATGGTCTGTTTTTTGTCTGCAACCATGAAGACGAACTGGCCTTTTTTGTCGGTCAGGATCGTATTTATTTCTACCGGCATCTGGTTAGAGCTTTCAACGAAGCCAGGACTTATTTACTAGCGACACTAAAAGAACAGTAGATATTCTAAAACCCGCGACTTATTGCCCGAAAAAAGAAGCTGTTTGACGGCTTTTCCGTAACTATGACCAGATCTGTTTTTACCGCAACAGGAAGCTACATTCCTGATGTTACTATCACTAACCAGTCCTTCCTGACTTCCCAATTTTATACGAAAGAAGGGGTTGCCATCCCACAAAATCAGGGTCACGTTCTTGAGAAGTTTAAGGAAATTACGGGTATCTGCGAACGCCGTTACGCCCGACCCGACCAAAAAGCGTCGGAATTGGGGTTTCTGGCGGCAAGTGACGCATTGTCAAGTTCAGGCATCGATCCTGAAACGCTCGACTACATTATTGTTGCCCATAACTTTGGCGATGTTACGTATGGCAGCAACCGGGTCGATATGGTTCCTTCCCTGGCCTCGCGCATAAAAGCCCTCCTGCACATCAGCAACCCAGATACGATTGCCTATGACCTCGCGTTTGGTTGCCCTGGCTGGTTAGAAGGGCTCATTCAGGCTAATTATTACATCCGTTCGGGCGACGCCAAACGATGTCTGGTTATTGGTACCGAAACGCTTTCCAGGGTTGTTGATCCACACGACCGCGATTCCATGTTATTCAGCGACGGTAGCGGTGCTGTCATTCTGGAAGCGTCGGATAGCAACCAGACAGGCATTTTAGCGCATCATACCCAAACCCATGCCTGTGAGTATACCACGCTCCTGAGCATGAGCAAATCATATGCCCCCTTACTGGGAGACAGCCCAGACATTTTCATGAAAATGAACGGTCGTAAGCTCTATGAATTTGCGTTAAATCAAGTGCCATTAGTTATCAAAAAAGCGCTGGATAAAGCGAATATCCATCTGTCTCAAATCAGCAAAGTCCTCATTCATCAGGCCAATGAGAAAATGGATGTCGCCATACTACAACGGCTCTATAAATTATATAATCTGGACAGCCCTGCCTTGTCATTGATGCCCATGACCATATCGTGGCTGGGCAACAGTTCAGTGGCAACTATTCCTACGTTACTGGATCTGATCGAGAAAGGGAAATTTGAAAACCAGCACATAGAGCCGGGCGACAAAGTAGTGATTGCTTCCGTAGGAGCCGGTATGAATATCAATGCCGTTATCTATCAGTTTTAAATAGCACACCTGGGGCTGTCTGTATTGCTCATAAATTTTAGGCGTGGAGTTCTTTGATATGGTGTCGGTTTCTTCAAACCGACACAGTGAGGACGCCGATGCGACGGTTCGCCGTTTCCCTTCTTCCAACCTCGTCGTTAAATAGTTGCGGTTTCCCAACCCGCAGAAGTCAGCTTTAAGAATCAGACATCACGCAATACCCGCAGGCAGGCCAGTGTCAGACAGGGTACCCATCTAAGCAATTATACGGAGTCAATCACCTACCGAGAAGTGGCCTTACGCTCAAACTGGCCGTAGACATGTCGACTATCGACGAACTTGTCTAGCAAAAATATGTCACCAAAATTATTTTTTTAGTTTTTAAATAGACAAAAAATATAACCATAGCTTTCATATTTTCATGAAAAAATAAATCTAAAAATTAAAGTTCTTTAATAAGATTTTTCAAAACTAATTTTTATTTATTTTTATGAGTTTTTTAGTAACATAAAAATTCATAAAACACGAAATGCAAAAACATTTACTCCACACTAGTATTTACGCTACCCTAATTAGTAGCGTGTTATTTATCGGAACAAGAGAAATACCCATAAATAATAGCCAGAATCAATCTTCCTACCAAACTGCCGTTACGCTACCTGGTCACATCGAAGCCGAAAGCTACGATGCCATGCAGGGTGCCCAACTGGAAACGACATCGGATGAGAATGGCGGCCAGAACCTGAGCCTGATCACCGATGATGGCTGGATGGATTATTCGGTCAATGTGCCCACCGCAGCGGTCTACACCTTCCGCTTTCGGGTCGCCAATGGCTACAGCGATGGCGCTAAATTCCAGCTCAAACTCGCCGACGGAACCCTGCTGACAACCGTCGATGTGCCCCGAACCGGGGGTGCCCAGAACTGGCAGTCCATTGGCGCCACCGCTCACCTGCCCGCGGGCAACCAGACCCTGCGGATTCAGATCGTCAAGGGCAGTTGGAACCTCAACTGGTTCGAGGCTGCTGCCAGTCGGCCACTGCCTGCCCGCATCGAGGCTGAGACCTTCGATGTGGCTACCGATGTTCGCCCTGAACAGACCGAGGATAGTGGGGGTGGGTCGGATGTGGGCTATATTGATGATGGGGACTGGATGGACTATAACGTCAATGTGGCCACAGCAGGCTTGCACACCTTCCAGTTTCGGGTGGCCAACAGTTACGGAAACGGCCAGATCGAGATTCGTTCGGAGAGTGGTTCGGTGTTGGGGAGCGTGGATGTACCCCGGACGTATGGCTGGCAAACCTGGACAACGGTCAGCACCACGGCCACCCTACCGGCTGGCAGTCAGGTGTTGCGCTTGTATGCCGTGCGAGGCACCTTCAACCTGAACTGGTTCGATGTTTCCAGGGGCGGTGTTGCCAACTTACCCGGCCACATTGAAGTGGAAGATTTTAAGGCCATGCAGGGTGCCCAATTGGAAACGACATCGGATGAGAACGGGGGCCAGAATCTGAGCCTGATCACCGATGATGGCTGGATGGATTATTCGGTCAATGTGCCCACCGCAGCGGTCTACACCTTCCGCTTTCGGGTCGCCAATGGCTACAGCGATGGCGCTAAATTCCAGCTCAAACTCGCCGACGGAACCCTGCTGACAACCGTCGATGTGCCCCGAACCGGGGGTGCCCAGAACTGGCAGTCCATTGGCGCCACCGCTCACCTGCCCGCGGGCAACCAGACCCTGCGGATTCAGATCGTCAAGGGCAGCTGGAACCTCAACTGGTTCGAGGCTGCTGCCAGTCGGCCACTGCCTGCCCGCATCGAGGCTGAGACCTTCGATGTGGCCACCGATGTTCGCCCTGAACAGACCGAGGATAGTGGGGGTGGGTCGGATGTGGGTTATATTGATGATGGGGACTGGATGGACTATAACGTCAATGTGGCCACAGCGGGCTTGCACACCTTCCAGTTTCGGGTGGCCAACAGTTACGGAAACGGCCAGATCGAGATTCGTTCGGAGAGTGGTTCGGTGTTGGGGAGCGTGGATGTACCCCGGACGTATGGCTGGCAAACCTGGACAACGGTCAGCACCACGGCCACCCTACCGGCTGGCAGTCAGGTGTTGCGCTTGTATGCCGTGCGGGGTGCTTTCAACATGAACTGGTTCGATGTCGGTCAGGGCGGCACAGTCGTGGCTCCGGCAGTGATCACGTTTGCAGATCTCCCGGCCAAGACGACCGACGATGGCGAATTCAGTTTGTCGGCAACCAGTACGAACACGGAAACGCCGATTACGTTTAGCTCGTCGAATCAAGCTGTCGTTAGCGTTTCTAATGGATCGGGTTCATGGAAAGCGACAATAGTATCGGCGGGAACGGCAACCATTACGGCATCGCAGGCGGGTTCTTCCTCGTTTCTGGCCGCTTCAGATGTTACCCGGACGCAGGTAGTTCAGGCTTCATCGAACACTCCGCTCAGCGCCAAAATTCCGATCGATCCCAAACGCTGGTATCAGCTCAATAACGTAAGTAATGGACTGGATGGCTTGTTCGATGGTATTACGGATGTAAACGTCGAAACGGGTTATGGTAAAGTATTGCCTAATTACGATGCCTATTACCCCCTACTGGATGGTGAATCGATGACACTGGAGAGCATTCGTTTTTACGATTTTACGGGGATATATACCGATAATCCGATGACATTGTCGGTCATTACCGATCAGTGGCAACGGATTCCGATTGCAACCTTTACGGGTCAGGAATACGCAACCTGGGTAGGGCCTTACCCAAACCGAACGACGTCTGGAAATGCTAAATTCAAGCTGGATCAGCCCATTAGTAATGCCCGTTATCTGGTTATCAATTCCTGGAGTGTTTACCCGACGGAGATTGAATTATATGGTTCCTACACACCAACCAGTCAACCGCTAACGCCAGCGCCCGCCAAGTCGGTGAAACTAAAAGATATGTTCGGGGTAAATGCCTATGAATGGAACTTTGAAGATGGCAATACGCCCTGGCAGATCAATGAAACGAAAATGAACGTCGTGAAAAGTTTTTCCGGTGTCCGGCATTATATGGACTGGAATAAACTGGAAGGGAATGAAGGCAGCTATTCCTACAATCCGACCATTAGTGGCGGCTGGAATTATGATGCTATTTATGAACGCTGCAAAGCCGAAGGAATTGAAGTACTGGCCTGCCTGAAAACGATTCCAGAGTGGATGGTCAATACGTATCCGGACGACCAGCGCGACGGCGAAAATGTTCCGTTACGCTACGGAAAAGATTTCCTGGACCCGAACTCCTATCTGGAACAGGCGAAAGCAGGCTTTCAGTACATGGCCCGCTACGGCAGTAATCCGAACGTCAACCCGGCCTTACTCAGTGTAAACTCAACGCCACGCTGGACGGGCGATACACCTAATTCGATCAAGATTGGTCTTGGGCTGATCAAGTACATCGAATGCGATAACGAGCGCGATAAGTGGTGGAAAGGCAGAAAAGCATATCAGACAGCCCGCGAATATGCGGCCAATCTGTCGGCGTTTTACGATGGTCACAAGAACACGATGGGAGCCGGTGTTGGGGTTAAAAATGCCGATCCAAGTGTGAAAGTGGTCATTGGTGGATTGGCGTCGGCTTCCAGTGGGTCCGATTATATCAAAGGAATGATCGACTGGTGTAAGCAATATCGGGGCTACAAACCCGACGGCACCGTAAATCTGTGCTGGGATATCATCAATTACCACATGTATTCCGACAATACCTCCTCGTCGCAGAGTGGAACCTCAACGCGCGGAGCCGCTCCCGAAGTGACGCCTATCAACCGAATTGCCGAGGATTTCCGTAAAACAGCCCATCAGCAGTCGTATGACATGCCGGTCTGGATTACGGAAGCAGGTTATGATGTAAACCAGGGCAGTCCCCTGCGTGCCATTCCAATTGGCAATAAGTCGGCACTGGAAACCCAGGGCGACTGGATTCTGCGGACGTCGTTGTTTTATGCGCGTCAGGGTATCGATAAAGTGTTCTTTTATCAGCTCTATGACGATAACAATTCGGGAGGAATGTTCGGCACCTCGGGACTGGCCAACGGCGACAATACAACCCGTCGGCCTGCTGCTGATTACATGTATCAGACCGGCAAACTCTTTGGTGAGTATTCCTACAAAGAAACGCTCAATCAGAACCCGATTGTCGATCGGTATGAATTGAATGGTAAGTCAGCCTATATTTTGGTTGTGCCCGATGAGGTTGGCCGAACAGCTTCGTATACCCTGGACCTGGGTAGCGCGGCCCAGGCGCAGGTTTATCGACCCAAAGTAGGGAGCGAAAACATGGATATGGAAGTGGTCAACACCAACCAGGGCAAACTGCAGCTTACTGTAACCGAAACACCCATGTTCGTTGTCGCGGGGACTGCTGCACCCAATGCACGTGTAGCTGCGAAGGTGACTGCCGAAGATAAAAGCCTGGAAGATGTTGTGCGTATTTATCCAAATCCTACTGCCGATTTCGTCACGATACAGGCCGAGCGTTCGAGTAATACGCCCCTTAAAATCAATCTGTTTGATGCTGGCACCGGCAGAATCCATCGGCAGGTAAAGGTTCAGAAAACCGGCGATCAATTCTCATCAAAAATCGACATATCTCAGCTTCCAATCGGCACCTATATACTGGAAATCAAGCAGGATGGCGAGCGTGTAATGCGTAAAGTATTAAAAGTGAACTAGTGCTACGAACTCGTCAAACAAAAAACACCGAGCCTGAATGTGCCCGGTGTTTTTTGTTTGACGAGTTAAAAAATCACAGCTTTTTGATGTAAATATCGTAGTTGTATTTAAGTTGTCTATACACATACCGTACCACCACCAGAACCTGATTTTTGCTCACTCCCCACTTTTTCAGGCTATAGGTACTGGGCTCTGTCTGGGTGTTTTTCTGATCAAAAAGCTGTTTGAATTCGTTGAAAAACAACCCCCTACCCTTGTGTTGAATAAAGGAAACACACATCCAGTACTCAGTTTTATCAGGAGCCAGTCCTTCTACGTAGCGGCCAAATTTCTCCAGAAATGAACTACGGCGTAAGTGCGGGTGATCGCTGTAATAGTAAATTTTGGTATAATTCGTATCCCATATCGATGGAATAACCATCTCGGAGAACTGGTTATCATAAGGCTTTAAGTACGCGTAGGGATAATACGCATAAAACCGAATAATATCGAATTCGGGATGTTCATTAATGATCTTTAACGATTCTACCAGCCGATCCGGAAAGGCAGGTTTAGGCTCAAAATCTTCCTGAATATAGAGCGTATACGGCGTCTGAACAGCCTCCTGGCCTTTGTTTATATTATTCCCTAAGCCTTTGTTTTTGGGCGTCGAAATCATCCGAAAGGAAAACTCTTCCTGAAGCTTTTTCAGATAATTACGGTGTTCTTCTTTACTACCGTCGTCCGACACAACTATTTCGCCAAACTGGCAATTCAACCGTCGGAAGCTAGTCAGCAGATTCTCCAGCGACTGTGACCGATTATAGTGCGTCACCAGGAGTGTAACGTCAGGAAAATAGTAATTCTGTTGCATTAATATGATTTTGTGGACAGGATAGACGCATGAAGCTGGTTTTCCCTAAATTATCTGGACTAGGTAAATGATGAGCGGTCACGTTTACGAATTGACTTTACCAGGACTTTCGCCCAGCAGTAGCACTGTGCCACGGTTCATTGGGAGCATCATCACTAACCGTGGTACAGTGATACCGCTGGGCAAAAGTCCTATTTCCATTAACGCAACTTATCAAAAAAACGCTGGACTTCCAACGTCAAAGCAACCAGACTCGCTCTCTAATCGGCTGATCTAGAGAAAGGCAGGCACTATTTTATTAACGAACCAACATCACCCGCCCGCTACGAGCGTAATGGCGTTCCTGATTCTGGTTATTCAAAACACTATAATCAAGGGTCCAGGCATAGATCCCGTCCGGACAGGGCCGATTTTGAAACATACCATCCCAGGCCAGATCGGCCTGCTTGCTTACAAATATGACACTCCCCCACCGATCATAAACGCGAAAGGAATAGGCCGTAAACGTACCCGCATGAATGACAATCAGGTTATCATTAACCGCATCGTTATTGGGCGAAAATGCATCGGGTACATAAACATCTTCCAGGTGGCAGTTCTGGGTCGACACGTTTACCGTGTCTCGGTACGTACACCCGCCCAGGTTTGTTTCCAGCCAATAAACCCCGGCTGCATTGACCGTTAGCTGCCGGTTTGTGCTCCGATCCGACCACACAAACGAAGTTCCTGCGGGCAGCGGGTCAGGCACCTGAAGCACCTGCGACGTGCCTGCACAAACGGCCAGATCATTACCCAGACTGAAGGGCGCATCAGGACGCCCATTGACAACAAGCACATTAGACTCGGCCGAACATTGTGACCGACCAATGGCATTGGCGTTAATTGGCTGGGCATTTCGGAGCCGATAATACGTGCGGCCAACCCGCACTGGATTAATCGTATAGGTTGCCTGACCGGTTCCCGGAACGGGCGTCCAATTGACATTATCCTGACTCTGTTGCCACGAATAAACCGGATTTGGATAGCCTACAGCAGCTCCGACACTGAGTGTCAGGCGTGTATCGGCGCAGACCGTTGTTTCAGAAGCCGATGAATTGGCGAACTGAATGGTCAGGTTTGGGTGAACCGGGCGGAAGCCAATATCGTCAATCGCCAGATCGTTACCACAGCCACCCAGACCTTTATTGATCAGTTTAACAACAATGTCGTTGGTGTTAGTCTGGATAACGAACTGCATCGAAAGCTGCACCCAGACAGGAGTTACTGAACGGGAAACAGCCGGCTGGATTACCTCTTTGATCAGCGTTCCATCTGCCTGCTCTACCCGCATTGCTATGATCGGGTCGCGAAGGCTAAATTCATCACAGGGCCCAGGCTGCAATACCTTGTTAATATTCAGTACCCACAACGAAAATTCGTACGTAACACCAGGGCACAGACCCATTGCTTTCTGGCTAAAAAACTCGCTGGGCTGATAGAACGCGTTGACAACAAACATATTACCTTTCACGTCGCCGG
This window harbors:
- a CDS encoding M64 family metallopeptidase, whose amino-acid sequence is MPAPAINFEPPYDIHLLRGQSFQIVNATNAFATLLRIGGDFAHDYVDNHHDISYTFWTSFDEDKANDFGITVENPVEHDHAFDRKPDWLITLDENEPAAAQNQVRNFYLYAEVENAADNSSNWTALRIHIHTRIEEVWITPAGLTITPGVTHQARLHGRFDDDVIAEIGNQRYRNALFNIDPPLDISWNSPTPTLVDPANGSIRAQTITGIHDLNVSVAYDGVTQTAASLIMVSENLVANSPIQAELVATGGCPGFPRLNEVPNILFLSEGFTLEQEFNFKILVADYVKDLMSNKITAPFNLLRGSINFWMIFIPSRESGATYLGDLAVRRKPNEPILPRLTGRPIPFIERDQNKPVDDWGIEHLLYWVGLPVRAERDTNDQTVIDNLVTKWEATTHLTEEEIEKLKTKKSLIKSWQRLGERRLPPVKDTALGVTIQDTTAARRENDFSDIGLDPKRIQRGDLDTFFSTLRDDENNLIGPTFVQQASPTQPQGKDWDNIVVLSAIRRGRAVNSSGYMFSVVEKASYSNAKEVLIGDLATLRVPIAPTDLPDKLPIKSKATTTHELCHSFGLEDEYGENPPLESYKNKPVDDPTVSGWSFAKYTKAASAVDWSSNVQARADLEVPVSSGGTQIQPYRIKWRYHRIQKCGVVTNITVTGNQIELTLQNGQAAQFAASKPVFLRKRRRNTTVYFIHSRATGQDRLIASIVTPNPLPAAFVNAVDITAIDVANDRVTLRRGTDTLIVQVDRGQAASLQTGTGFTIRSENRYGPVLTLFRTAGAVPNGPDLITKAISAELTVVSTDPANNRLTLTSPANATLPDYMRTLDVNEAIIVYEPIAMPEGQRSADYPYAEIIAQKVLNHLLVNPFAFNTDDQHREVIDRTPDNTNIPGHLVPCCSKRDKEIIGLYSGGNLHHGGVYHPAAKCMMRQQVDDDQYTELCAVCRYTLVNQIDPTKHGDFDADYMKRKIYPD
- a CDS encoding 3-oxoacyl-ACP synthase III family protein, producing the protein MTRSVFTATGSYIPDVTITNQSFLTSQFYTKEGVAIPQNQGHVLEKFKEITGICERRYARPDQKASELGFLAASDALSSSGIDPETLDYIIVAHNFGDVTYGSNRVDMVPSLASRIKALLHISNPDTIAYDLAFGCPGWLEGLIQANYYIRSGDAKRCLVIGTETLSRVVDPHDRDSMLFSDGSGAVILEASDSNQTGILAHHTQTHACEYTTLLSMSKSYAPLLGDSPDIFMKMNGRKLYEFALNQVPLVIKKALDKANIHLSQISKVLIHQANEKMDVAILQRLYKLYNLDSPALSLMPMTISWLGNSSVATIPTLLDLIEKGKFENQHIEPGDKVVIASVGAGMNINAVIYQF
- a CDS encoding carbohydrate-binding protein, translated to MQKHLLHTSIYATLISSVLFIGTREIPINNSQNQSSYQTAVTLPGHIEAESYDAMQGAQLETTSDENGGQNLSLITDDGWMDYSVNVPTAAVYTFRFRVANGYSDGAKFQLKLADGTLLTTVDVPRTGGAQNWQSIGATAHLPAGNQTLRIQIVKGSWNLNWFEAAASRPLPARIEAETFDVATDVRPEQTEDSGGGSDVGYIDDGDWMDYNVNVATAGLHTFQFRVANSYGNGQIEIRSESGSVLGSVDVPRTYGWQTWTTVSTTATLPAGSQVLRLYAVRGTFNLNWFDVSRGGVANLPGHIEVEDFKAMQGAQLETTSDENGGQNLSLITDDGWMDYSVNVPTAAVYTFRFRVANGYSDGAKFQLKLADGTLLTTVDVPRTGGAQNWQSIGATAHLPAGNQTLRIQIVKGSWNLNWFEAAASRPLPARIEAETFDVATDVRPEQTEDSGGGSDVGYIDDGDWMDYNVNVATAGLHTFQFRVANSYGNGQIEIRSESGSVLGSVDVPRTYGWQTWTTVSTTATLPAGSQVLRLYAVRGAFNMNWFDVGQGGTVVAPAVITFADLPAKTTDDGEFSLSATSTNTETPITFSSSNQAVVSVSNGSGSWKATIVSAGTATITASQAGSSSFLAASDVTRTQVVQASSNTPLSAKIPIDPKRWYQLNNVSNGLDGLFDGITDVNVETGYGKVLPNYDAYYPLLDGESMTLESIRFYDFTGIYTDNPMTLSVITDQWQRIPIATFTGQEYATWVGPYPNRTTSGNAKFKLDQPISNARYLVINSWSVYPTEIELYGSYTPTSQPLTPAPAKSVKLKDMFGVNAYEWNFEDGNTPWQINETKMNVVKSFSGVRHYMDWNKLEGNEGSYSYNPTISGGWNYDAIYERCKAEGIEVLACLKTIPEWMVNTYPDDQRDGENVPLRYGKDFLDPNSYLEQAKAGFQYMARYGSNPNVNPALLSVNSTPRWTGDTPNSIKIGLGLIKYIECDNERDKWWKGRKAYQTAREYAANLSAFYDGHKNTMGAGVGVKNADPSVKVVIGGLASASSGSDYIKGMIDWCKQYRGYKPDGTVNLCWDIINYHMYSDNTSSSQSGTSTRGAAPEVTPINRIAEDFRKTAHQQSYDMPVWITEAGYDVNQGSPLRAIPIGNKSALETQGDWILRTSLFYARQGIDKVFFYQLYDDNNSGGMFGTSGLANGDNTTRRPAADYMYQTGKLFGEYSYKETLNQNPIVDRYELNGKSAYILVVPDEVGRTASYTLDLGSAAQAQVYRPKVGSENMDMEVVNTNQGKLQLTVTETPMFVVAGTAAPNARVAAKVTAEDKSLEDVVRIYPNPTADFVTIQAERSSNTPLKINLFDAGTGRIHRQVKVQKTGDQFSSKIDISQLPIGTYILEIKQDGERVMRKVLKVN
- a CDS encoding glycosyltransferase family 2 protein; the encoded protein is MQQNYYFPDVTLLVTHYNRSQSLENLLTSFRRLNCQFGEIVVSDDGSKEEHRNYLKKLQEEFSFRMISTPKNKGLGNNINKGQEAVQTPYTLYIQEDFEPKPAFPDRLVESLKIINEHPEFDIIRFYAYYPYAYLKPYDNQFSEMVIPSIWDTNYTKIYYYSDHPHLRRSSFLEKFGRYVEGLAPDKTEYWMCVSFIQHKGRGLFFNEFKQLFDQKNTQTEPSTYSLKKWGVSKNQVLVVVRYVYRQLKYNYDIYIKKL
- a CDS encoding T9SS type B sorting domain-containing protein, whose amino-acid sequence is MLVCQCKSAFLCWIVPLFLLLLTARVDSRAQCSQGAIICETFGAGPRGALPQGQTTFAYTSNPCPNDGEYTLMDTVANSCHGDAWHRVREDHTPGDVKGNMFVVNAFYQPSEFFSQKAMGLCPGVTYEFSLWVLNINKVLQPGPCDEFSLRDPIIAMRVEQADGTLIKEVIQPAVSRSVTPVWVQLSMQFVIQTNTNDIVVKLINKGLGGCGNDLAIDDIGFRPVHPNLTIQFANSSASETTVCADTRLTLSVGAAVGYPNPVYSWQQSQDNVNWTPVPGTGQATYTINPVRVGRTYYRLRNAQPINANAIGRSQCSAESNVLVVNGRPDAPFSLGNDLAVCAGTSQVLQVPDPLPAGTSFVWSDRSTNRQLTVNAAGVYWLETNLGGCTYRDTVNVSTQNCHLEDVYVPDAFSPNNDAVNDNLIVIHAGTFTAYSFRVYDRWGSVIFVSKQADLAWDGMFQNRPCPDGIYAWTLDYSVLNNQNQERHYARSGRVMLVR